From one Ammospiza nelsoni isolate bAmmNel1 chromosome 14, bAmmNel1.pri, whole genome shotgun sequence genomic stretch:
- the ISL2 gene encoding insulin gene enhancer protein ISL-2 has translation MVDILLPRPLPGAMGEPSKRRPGLALCAGCGGRIQDPFLLRVSPDLEWHVACLKCAECGQPLDETCTCFLRDGKAYCKRDYSRLFGIKCAQCRAAFSSSDLVMRARDHVYHLECFRCAACGRQLLPGDQFCLRERDLLCRADHGPPPDGAAARGPRSPALPPAAAAHLAEPVPGRPPAPRPPAHKAAEKTTRVRTVLNEKQLHTLRTCYAANPRPDALMKEQLVEMTGLSPRVIRVWFQNKRCKDKKKSILMKQLQQQQHSDKTSLQGLTGTPLVAGSPIRHESAVQGTAVEVQTYQPPWKALSEFALQSDLEQPAAFQQLVSFSESGSLGTSSGSDVTSLSSQLPDTPNSMVPSPAET, from the exons GGCGGCCGGGGCTGGCCCTGTGCGCGGGCTGCGGGGGCCGCATCCAGGACCCCTTCCTGCTGCGGGTGTCGCCGGACCTGGAGTGGCACGTCGCCTGCCTCAAGTGCGCCGAGTGCGGGCAGCCCCTGGACGAGACCTGCACATGCTTCCTGCGCGACGGCAAGGCCTACTGCAAACGGGATTACAGCAG GCTCTTCGGCATCAAGTGCGCCCAGTGCCGGGCGGCGTTCAGCAGCAGCGACCTGGTGATGCGCGCCCGCGACCACGTCTACCACCTGGAGTGCTTCCGCTGCGCCGCCTGCGGCCGCCAGCTCCTGCCCGGCGACCAGTTCTGCCTGCGGGAGCGCGACCTGCTCTGCCGCGCCGACCACGGGCCGCCCCCCGACGGCGCCGCAGCCCGCGGACCGCGCAGCCCCGCGCTGccgccggccgccgccgcgcACCTCGCAG AGCCGGTGCCCGGGCggccgcccgccccgcggccgccggcgCACAAGGCGGCGGAGAAGACCACCCGCGTGCGGACGGTGCTGAACGAGAAGCAGCTGCACACGCTGCGGACCTGCTACGCCGCCAACCCGCGCCCCGACGCCCTGATGAAGGAGCAGCTAGTGGAAATGACGGGGCTCAGTCCCCGCGTCATCCGCGTCTGGTTCCAGAACAAGCGCTGCAAGGACAAGAAAAAGTCCATTCTCatgaagcagctccagcagcagcagcacagcgaCAAGACG AGCCTGCAGGGCCTCACCGGGACTCCGCTCGTGGCCGGCAGCCCCATCCGCCACGAGAGCGCCGTGCAGGGCACCGCCGTGGAGGTCCAGACCTACCAGCCGCCCTGGAAGGCGCTCAGCGAGTTCGCCCTGCAAAGCGACCTGGAGCAGCCCGCCGCCTTCCAGCAGCTG GTCTCCTTCTCCGAGTCCGGCTCCTTGGGCACCTCCTCCGGCAGCGACGTGACCTCGCTGTCCTCCCAGCTCCCCGACACCCCCAACAGCATGGTACCCAGCCCGGCCGAGACGTGA